Within Oncorhynchus tshawytscha isolate Ot180627B unplaced genomic scaffold, Otsh_v2.0 Un_contig_16259_pilon_pilon, whole genome shotgun sequence, the genomic segment GTGTACCAGAGTAACACAGGTAGGTTGTCTGTAGACAGTAGCCTCTGATCTTGCAGTCTGTAGCCAGTGTACCAGAGTAACACAGGTAGGTTGTCTGGTAGACAGTAGCCCTGATCTTGCGAGTCTGTATGCCAGTGTACTAGAGTTACAGGTAGGTTGTCTGTGAGACAGTAGCCCTGATCTTAGAAGTCTGTAGTGTAACAGAGTAACACAGGTAGGTTGTCTGGTAGACAGTAGCCCTGATCTTGTAGTCTGTAGCCAGTGTACCAGAGTAGCACAGGTAGGTTGTCTGGTGCAGACAGTAGCCCTGATCTTGTAGTCTGTAGCCAGTGTACCAGAGTAACACAGGTAGGTTGTCTGGTAGACAGTAGCCTGATCTTGTAGTCTGTAGCCAGTGTACCAGAGTAACACAGGTAGGTTGTCTGGTAGACAGTAGCCCTGATCTTGTAGTCTGTAGCCAGTGTACCAGAGTAACACAGGTAGGTTGTCTGGTAGACAGTAGCCCTGATCTTGTAGTCTGTAGCCAGTGTACCAGAGTAACACAGGTAGGTTGTCTGGTAGACAGTAGCCCTGATCTTGTAGTCTGTAGCCAGTGTACCAGAGTAACACAGGTAGGTTGTCTGGTAGACAGTAGCCCTGATCTTGTAGTCTGTAGCCAGTGTACCAGAGTAACACAGGTAGGTTGTCTGGTAGACAGTAGCCCTGATCTTGTAGTCTGTAGCCAGTGTACCAGAGTAACACAGGTAGGTTGTCTGGTAGACAGTAGCCCTGATCTTGTAGTCTGTAGCCAGTGTACCAGAGTAACACAGGTAGGTTGTCTGGTAGACAGTAGCCCTGATCTTGTAGTCTGTAGCCAGTGTACCAGAGTAACACAGGTAGGTTGTCTGGTAGACAGTAGCCTCACAGTGATGtcaccttgcctgagacctgggGCTTGTCTAGTAACTACAGTTTTGATGGGAGTGCTGTGGTGGTTATTACACCAACCACCTCTGGTCAGGATGGCTCCTCCTCAAAGTgctgctctctgtctcttatGAATGTTTTGATATCTTCTGAGGTTGTGAGGTGGTATCCATGGCTACCTGTCTCAGGTCATTTATTAGTAGTATAGTGAAATATCTCCATATGTTGTTGTATCCATGGTTCCCTCTCAGGCTTTCTTctctccaggtctctgaccaGGAAGTGGTCTGCTTCTCTCAGGACCTGGTAGAACTGTTCCTGGGCTTCATCCCCTTCCTCACCACCATGTCCAGCAGGGCTTGGTTCTGTAGGGTCTTGGTGGATTTGctgtccacctcctccctctcctcgtcAATCAGAACCCCACGATTCTGGAGACGCAGGAATATGGGCTGTAAGAGTCCCAGGCGAGTTTCTAGAGCAATCCTGTGTTTTGGAATGAAGTCTCGTCCTGGGAAAGTAGGGGGTTTGGCAGGAGTGGCTGCAGGGAGAGGGgcttggacagagagaggagaaaaagggtCTATAACCTCAAGTGTATATATTACGAATGTTAAAAGTGTGATCAACTTATatcagaaaaatatatatatatcagaaaaATAGTATAATTCAGTTGTATTGCTCTTATAATACAGGACATCAGTAATAATCTCAGTCATTAATTATGCTCCTCTGCCCAGCGGTGGGCCTGTCTCTCCTTGGGAGTTAGGAGTTTACATTACACTGATTAGTGCTTTATAAAACATGGACTGTTTTATCTGAACTGTTACCTTGGTATCTGTAGAAACCCTTCCACGGATATTCATGATTCACAAATAGACTGGACAGTAGGTCTAATATGGACCAGGctatattcttcttcttcttcaatgTCAGTTCAGCTTTTTTAACTTTGGCAGGTAAGAATACCGCAAACGTTGTGGTGTAGTTTTCGTAGTCTTTATCATTATCAAACTTTTTGTTCTGGATCAAAAAATGGACACACATAAGACAGTGTCAGTTGAACAACATTAACTTCCTCTTGAAGTCTTTGATTCAGTCAGATCCAGCACTAACCCAGGCTACCTGACAACTGCACAGCAGATCATTGGTTTTATTTAGGTGTTGAACAACATTAACTTCCTCTTGAAGTCTTTGATTCAGTCAGATCCAGCACTAACCCAGGCTACCTGACACCTGCACGGCAGATCATTGGTTTTATTTAGGTGATACGTCGGAGGTGGAACCGTGTTGGAGTTCAAATCGCTGAGCGGCTGCTCTTGTCATTGTCACAAAACCACACCTGTATCATCCTAATCAAGGTGTAtattacaacatgttccactgtTCCAACTTGTAACAAGAGGCTGTATGGGATTATTACTAATGTCACTCGGTGCATCTAATGGTTTTACCTCTGACATCATCTAAATCAAAACGATGAATCTGCTATGCAGTTGTTGGTTATCAGGAGTTAAGGTGGATCTGATTGAGTCCAGCTGTTTTTCCTGTtattcagtggatgttgaactaTTAACCATCACTACCTTAGGTGTCACCTTATGATACCCATCAGTGGAGAGGCTGTACATCTGATCAGGGGTCAGTTCACAGTCAGAGGTTGTTTCAATGAAGGTTTCTCTCATGCCATTCCTCCTCGCCCTCTCCTCTTGCACCTGGAGTAGAGTAGTAGATTATCTTGATGAGAGCAAAATATCTTCACAATAACAATAACTAGGATTCAGAATTAATTTCAAATCCCCGATAGGACAATAAGTAAAATGTCCGTTATGGCATTACAGTTGTCACCTTCATTAGGACAACGTTCCGCGGCAGCAACAACACATGCAGTACAGGTTCCAGTTCAGGGTCATCTGATGGATGGTAGAACAACAACACCTGGGCTTTGATAGGGAAGACAGGAGCATCCTTATCCTTGATGAGGCCATAATCACAGAATCCATAGATGTTTATTATGACGTGTGTTTCTGTTATCTTATGAGGAGGGATAAACTCAATGATGTCATCAGTCACATGGGCTACAGACAGGAAGTCACATCCTCCACCTGGGAAAGAAAAAtaaaacagcattgttggttagaAAGTAACAAGAGATAGAAAACACTACAATCACTTTTCTTATTAACTGTGTAGTTACCAGGGCAGATCTTAcagtatgtttgaggtgtagttACCAGGGCAGATCTCACAGTGTGTTTGAGTGGGGAGATGTTACCAGGGCAGATCtcacagtgtgtttgtgtagttTCCAGGGCAGATCTTACAGTGTGTTTGAGGTGTAGTTTCCAGGGCAGATCTCACAGTGTTTTAAGGCATCTAAGTGTGTTTTGAACAGGGGTCCTGCAGCAGATCTTACAGTGTGTTTGAGGTGTAGTTACCAGGGCAGATCTCAGTATGTTTGAGGTGGTTTACCAGGGCAGATCTTACCTAGTTACCAGGGGACTGTCCTATGTTTGAGAACAGGGCagatctccttctccctccatcttaaACAGGGTCCTGCAGGCCTCTTGATACTGCACTGTAACAGCCCCAGGGACTGTCCTATAGAgaactctccttctccctccatctaacCTGTTATAGTGTAACAGACCTGCACTGGGGGCAAATGTATGACATACAATTGTAtgacatacaatgcatttaaAATAAGAAAAGCACATCTGAGTTTGCTTGTTGTTGGTGTGTGGGAATAATTCAATATCTTAAAAGCTAAATAAATACCTGCACACTGTCAGTATCACGT encodes:
- the LOC112238821 gene encoding caspase recruitment domain-containing protein 8; its protein translation is MKVQEERARRNGMRETFIETTSDCELTPDQMYSLSTDGYHKVTPKNKKFDNDKDYENYTTTFAVFLPAKVKKAELTLKKKKNIAWSILDLLSSLFVNHEYPWKGFYRYQAPLPAATPAKPPTFPGRDFIPKHRIALETRLGLLQPIFLRLQNRGVLIDEEREEVDSKSTKTLQNQALLDMVVRKGMKPRNSSTRS